Genomic segment of Pirellulales bacterium:
GGGCTTGGTGCGCGCCGTGGGTCGTTTTGTGCCGTTGCCGCCGGGTGGATCCAAAACGTGATTGAACGAAGCCATCACGCCAAGATCGGGCTGTTTTGCGTCGAGCTGCGCACCGCGCGCTGGGAGCAAATGGTGCACTGGTATCGGAATGTGCTCGGCCTGCGGGTTCTGGTTCGCGTGGTCGATGATGGCTATGCCCTGCTAGCTGCCGGCGAGACGCGGCTGGCCCTGTTGCAGCGGACACGCTCGGCGGAAGCCTCGCCGCGGTTCAGCCTGGCCTTCGAGGTCGAGGATCTACCGCAATTGGCCACGCGGTTGGCAGCCGCCGGCGAGCAGGTCCGGCCACCGTCGCAAAACGCCGAGGGCTTTCGCGAATTGGTCGCCACCGACCCCGACGGCAACCGCCTGCGACTCTTCTCCTGGCCCCGGCGCGATTAAAAAAGCAGGTCAGCCATTCTGGAGCCGCTGCTGCCCGGCAGAGTTCGGAAGGCAGCGGCAACCCCCAAGATCAACGAGCGAATGTCCGCCCGAGGCTAACAACGGTTCCTGGAACCTTTTCTGGTCGCTCGACGTAGCGCAGCACGGTGAGCAGGTGTTCGCCGCCTTGGATCACGGGACTCTTGAACCGCCCCTGCCAGACGTGTCCGCCGGAGCCGTGGTGCTTGTGATAGCGCTGCGTGTGTGAGATGAGCAGGCTCTGCATCAGGCGGCTGATCGTCGTCTCGGCCGACGGCTGCAACAGCAAATGAACATGATTGTGCAACAGGCAGTAGCCGAACAGCTTGAACGGCCGCCGCTGCTTGAGTTCCCCCAGGGCCCGCAAAAACGCCGCGAAATCATCGTCGCCATGAAAGACGGGCTGGCGATTGTTGCCGCGATTGATGACGTGATACGTTAGACTGGCGCCGACGGGTCGCAGGGGACGAGGCATACATGGCAAGATAGCGGCCCGCGGCGGCCGTGTCCAGAAAACAGTTCTGACCCGGTTTTTGTTTCGTAAATTGGACCTGTCCCCGTTTCTTTTCCCTGTCCCCGTTTCTTTCCTCTATAACTGCACCGCTTCTGGTATTATTACGAAGTCCGGAAATGGCAGAGTCTATATCAACGGCATCTTGCAGTAGTTGTGTGGGGACATGCATATGCGTTGCGAGTCAATTGAGCGAGTTCACCACAATGCTCCGAAGCAGCGACCTAACCTAGTCCAAGTGACATGCATCACGCTCACCTTCGCATCCGCTACGCTCGGAGTGCCCCAGACCGGCATAGCATCGCCTGTGCATTACCGCTTCGAGGGGGTTGTCGACGAGGTCCATTCTATTGTGACGGGTATTGCGGTTGGTGACCCGTTTTCCGGTGAGTTCAGTTACGACGCGGCGGGGTCGACGATTCTGTATGACGGCCCACTCGAGACCGTTTATGGCATTTCGCAGTCGATCGACTTTGATGTCTTGGGAATCGTCGTTAACGGGGACCCCGATTTTTTTCCGCACGCGATGAGCGGCCAGTACGAGATGCATGTCTACAACGACGTTGGAGACTTGGGCCGCGGGTTCAGCGGCGACGCGCTCTTCATCTACTTTTTTCCGCCGACGATTCCAGATATCGAGATTTTGGCGGGAATCTTCTTCGCTGACACGACAGGCAGTGTCTTCTCCGATCGTGCCTTGCCGCCGACGATTGACTTCGCCGACTTTGACCGGTCGGGATTTGGCTTCGGCGCTTATTCACTGACCTATGGCATCGGCGAGACTCTTCTGTTTGGCAGCGAGTTGAGATTGGTTCCCGAACCGTCCTCAGAAGTGCTCTTCATGCTAGGGGCGTTGTTGCTGCTGGGTGCCTACAAGCTCACACGGCGCAACGGAGACGAAGAAACGAGACGAAGAAACGGGGACAGGTCCAATTCTTGCCAA
This window contains:
- a CDS encoding transposase, with the translated sequence MPRPLRPVGASLTYHVINRGNNRQPVFHGDDDFAAFLRALGELKQRRPFKLFGYCLLHNHVHLLLQPSAETTISRLMQSLLISHTQRYHKHHGSGGHVWQGRFKSPVIQGGEHLLTVLRYVERPEKVPGTVVSLGRTFAR
- a CDS encoding VOC family protein, which codes for MIERSHHAKIGLFCVELRTARWEQMVHWYRNVLGLRVLVRVVDDGYALLAAGETRLALLQRTRSAEASPRFSLAFEVEDLPQLATRLAAAGEQVRPPSQNAEGFRELVATDPDGNRLRLFSWPRRD